One window from the genome of [Clostridium] celerecrescens 18A encodes:
- a CDS encoding 6-phospho-beta-glucosidase, which produces MLRKDFLWGGAVAAHQLEGAWKEGGKGVSVADVMTAGANGKEREITDGVIEGKYYPNHDGIDFYHRYKEDILLLAEMGFQCFRTSIAWTRIFPTGEESEPNEEGLRFYDDLFDECRKHGIQPVVTLSHFEMPYELAVKYGGFRNRICVELFVKFAKACFKRYKDKVTYWMTFNEINNQADYDGDFAPFTNSGLRFKEGDNREHLMYQAAHYELVASALAVKAGHEINPDFKIGCMMAMCPIYPYSCDPKDMMMAMSSMQKRYWFADVHVRGQYPEYIKAYWKRKGMVLDITPEDLEALKAGCVDYIGFSYYMSFTVKHRDDNPEYDYREGRDRVENPYVQASQWGWPIDPEGLRYTMNWLYDRYGLPLFIVENGFGAYDKPGDDGMIHDGYRIEYLKAHIKSMKKCVDQDGVDLMGYTPWGCIDLVSAGTGEMEKRYGFIYVDKDNQGNGTGERSRKESFYWFKKVIQTNGEEL; this is translated from the coding sequence ATGCTGAGAAAGGATTTTCTGTGGGGAGGTGCAGTAGCTGCCCATCAGCTGGAAGGAGCCTGGAAAGAAGGAGGCAAAGGCGTAAGTGTTGCCGATGTGATGACAGCTGGAGCCAATGGAAAGGAAAGGGAGATCACAGATGGTGTCATAGAAGGAAAGTATTACCCCAACCATGATGGCATTGATTTTTACCACCGTTATAAAGAAGATATCCTTCTTTTGGCGGAAATGGGGTTTCAGTGCTTCCGAACCTCCATAGCCTGGACCAGGATTTTTCCTACGGGAGAAGAGTCAGAACCTAATGAAGAAGGCCTCCGGTTTTACGACGACTTATTTGATGAGTGCAGAAAGCATGGGATCCAGCCGGTAGTGACCCTGTCCCACTTTGAAATGCCATATGAACTGGCGGTTAAGTACGGCGGCTTTAGAAACCGCATCTGCGTGGAGCTGTTCGTGAAGTTTGCCAAAGCATGCTTTAAGCGGTATAAGGACAAGGTGACCTATTGGATGACCTTTAACGAGATCAATAACCAGGCTGATTATGACGGGGACTTTGCACCATTTACCAATTCAGGACTTCGTTTTAAGGAAGGAGATAACCGGGAACATCTGATGTACCAGGCAGCCCATTATGAGCTGGTGGCATCTGCTCTGGCAGTTAAGGCGGGACATGAGATAAATCCTGATTTTAAGATTGGCTGTATGATGGCCATGTGCCCCATTTATCCTTACTCCTGTGATCCAAAAGATATGATGATGGCCATGTCTTCCATGCAGAAACGCTACTGGTTTGCCGATGTCCATGTAAGAGGACAATATCCGGAATATATAAAGGCATATTGGAAACGGAAGGGGATGGTTCTTGATATCACACCGGAAGACTTGGAGGCGCTTAAAGCAGGCTGTGTGGATTATATCGGATTCAGCTATTACATGTCCTTTACGGTGAAGCACAGGGACGATAATCCTGAGTATGATTACCGGGAAGGTCGAGACAGGGTGGAAAATCCTTATGTACAGGCTAGCCAGTGGGGATGGCCCATTGATCCGGAAGGGCTTCGCTACACCATGAACTGGCTCTATGACAGATACGGGCTTCCTCTGTTTATAGTGGAAAATGGCTTCGGTGCCTATGACAAGCCGGGAGACGACGGCATGATCCATGACGGGTACCGGATTGAATATTTAAAAGCCCATATAAAATCAATGAAAAAATGCGTGGACCAGGATGGAGTGGATCTCATGGGATATACACCCTGGGGCTGTATTGATCTGGTATCCGCAGGGACCGGTGAGATGGAAAAGCGTTACGGGTTCATCTATGTGGATAAGGACAATCAGGGAAACGGAACAGGAGAGAGAAGCAGAAAAGAAAGCTTTTACTGGTTTAAGAAGGTGATTCAAACAAACGGAGAGGAATTATAG
- a CDS encoding PTS sugar transporter subunit IIB, with protein MLKIRLFCNQGMSTSLLVSKMREAAAQEGLEADIMAFPVNDLDENLGGVDCALLGPQVGYLKDKVLKTCESHQVPMDVIPMIDYGMCNGKKVLEFARKLAGK; from the coding sequence ATGTTGAAAATTCGGTTATTTTGCAATCAGGGAATGTCCACGAGCCTGCTTGTGAGTAAAATGAGGGAGGCAGCGGCTCAGGAAGGGCTGGAGGCGGATATCATGGCATTTCCGGTCAATGACTTAGATGAAAACCTGGGCGGAGTAGACTGCGCCCTGCTTGGTCCACAGGTGGGATACTTAAAGGACAAGGTTTTAAAGACATGTGAAAGTCATCAGGTACCGATGGATGTGATCCCTATGATCGATTACGGCATGTGCAATGGAAAAAAGGTTCTGGAATTTGCACGGAAGCTGGCAGGTAAATGA
- a CDS encoding PTS sugar transporter subunit IIC, which produces MKDFLNNKVIPKMMVFINTKAIRGLKDGLLYSMPMMIIGSIFLLLANFPYTPVADWLGAAGITPVLNQVFESTFNIMALIASIGIAYTYVKNEGYNGMPAGVISLCTYLLFQPSQVTNQEGANVGVIFKTWTGGQGMIGAIIIGLIVGWIYTVFLKKNITIKMPDGVPEGVAASFTALIPGAVVIIAASIVYAIVKNMFDTTPMEWIYKTIQIPLQGLTDSFGGVVAMGFLIPFFWFFGIHGSTLVGGIMGPLLSANSAANQAILDSGRELNLANGGHIVTQQFLDQFMTVTGAGITIGLVIYLTFFAKSNQCRQVGRLGIGPACFNINEPVLFGTPVVLNPIMAIPFMIMPVLSGTIQYLAIYTGLCPMYKGILVPWTCPPIISGFLIGGWRTALLQVGILALSFFVYLPFIRVIDKMYEKQENQTQG; this is translated from the coding sequence ATGAAAGATTTTTTAAATAATAAAGTAATTCCTAAAATGATGGTATTTATCAATACAAAGGCAATTCGGGGATTAAAGGATGGTCTGCTGTATTCCATGCCAATGATGATCATCGGATCTATTTTTCTGCTTCTTGCAAACTTTCCATATACACCTGTAGCCGACTGGCTGGGGGCAGCAGGAATTACTCCGGTCCTGAATCAGGTATTTGAAAGTACCTTCAATATTATGGCTCTTATCGCTTCCATAGGCATTGCCTATACCTATGTAAAAAATGAGGGGTATAACGGAATGCCGGCAGGAGTAATTTCACTTTGTACTTATCTGCTGTTTCAGCCTTCCCAGGTAACCAACCAGGAGGGAGCTAACGTTGGTGTTATTTTTAAGACATGGACCGGCGGACAGGGAATGATCGGGGCCATTATTATCGGACTTATCGTAGGCTGGATCTACACCGTATTTTTAAAGAAAAACATTACCATTAAAATGCCGGATGGAGTACCTGAAGGAGTTGCCGCCTCTTTTACGGCTCTGATTCCAGGAGCGGTTGTTATTATTGCAGCCTCCATTGTCTATGCGATTGTAAAAAATATGTTTGATACGACTCCAATGGAATGGATCTATAAAACCATTCAGATTCCGCTCCAGGGCCTGACTGATTCTTTTGGCGGGGTTGTCGCCATGGGATTTCTGATTCCATTTTTCTGGTTCTTTGGCATTCATGGTTCGACCCTTGTGGGAGGAATTATGGGACCACTCCTTTCGGCCAATTCTGCGGCTAATCAGGCAATTCTGGACAGCGGACGGGAGCTTAATCTGGCAAATGGCGGACACATCGTTACCCAGCAGTTTCTGGATCAGTTCATGACAGTTACAGGGGCAGGAATTACCATTGGACTGGTGATATATCTCACCTTTTTTGCCAAATCCAACCAGTGCAGGCAGGTGGGAAGGCTGGGAATCGGACCGGCATGCTTTAACATCAATGAACCGGTGCTTTTTGGTACACCGGTTGTGTTAAACCCCATTATGGCGATTCCCTTCATGATCATGCCTGTCCTGTCCGGAACCATTCAGTATCTGGCAATTTATACAGGGCTTTGTCCCATGTATAAAGGGATTCTGGTGCCATGGACCTGTCCTCCTATTATTTCGGGATTTTTGATCGGAGGCTGGAGGACGGCACTGCTTCAGGTGGGAATCCTGGCATTGTCATTCTTCGTATACCTTCCATTTATCAGGGTGATTGACAAGATGTATGAGAAGCAGGAAAATCAGACCCAGGGATGA
- a CDS encoding PTS lactose/cellobiose transporter subunit IIA: protein MQEMELICFQLITAAGGAKSNYIKAVQKAKQGKYEEADHLIAEGDEMMKQGHLPHADLIQREAAGEAVSMGLILTHAEDQMMSAEIFKVMAEEMIDLYRKLESK, encoded by the coding sequence ATGCAGGAAATGGAACTTATATGCTTTCAGCTGATCACTGCTGCCGGCGGAGCAAAATCTAACTATATCAAAGCAGTGCAGAAGGCAAAACAAGGAAAATATGAAGAAGCGGATCATCTGATCGCTGAAGGGGATGAAATGATGAAACAAGGCCATCTGCCTCATGCGGACTTAATTCAGAGAGAAGCGGCAGGAGAGGCAGTGTCCATGGGGCTTATTCTGACTCATGCAGAGGATCAGATGATGAGCGCAGAGATCTTTAAGGTCATGGCCGAAGAGATGATCGATCTTTACAGGAAACTGGAAAGCAAATAA
- the thiD gene encoding bifunctional hydroxymethylpyrimidine kinase/phosphomethylpyrimidine kinase: MSLILPAFLTIAGTDPSGGAGIQADLKTAAALGVYGSSVITALVAQNTTGVFQTETVGQEMLAAQLNAVFTDIPPKAVKIGMAGTSSSIEIIAEKLEKYNRSPVIVDPVMVSTSGHSLLKPQDVKTLTSRLFPLAALVTPNIPEAEALLSTKGHQIYSRKEMEEAAMELFHIYQVSFLLKGGHNSQGADDVLCCNGTVTWFPGERIDNPNTHGTGCTLSSAIACGLALGMGLEESIRMAKSYLNGALKAGLNLGKGRGPLWHGWRT, from the coding sequence ATGAGTCTGATTCTCCCTGCCTTCCTCACCATCGCAGGCACCGATCCCAGCGGCGGCGCCGGAATACAGGCGGATTTAAAGACCGCCGCAGCTTTGGGTGTCTATGGTTCCAGCGTTATTACCGCCCTGGTTGCACAAAATACTACAGGGGTTTTTCAGACGGAAACAGTTGGTCAGGAAATGCTTGCCGCACAGCTTAATGCCGTGTTTACGGACATTCCGCCAAAAGCAGTAAAGATCGGCATGGCCGGTACTTCCAGTTCTATTGAAATCATCGCGGAAAAGCTGGAGAAATATAACCGCTCCCCTGTAATCGTGGATCCGGTCATGGTATCCACCAGCGGACATTCTCTTTTAAAGCCGCAGGATGTTAAGACTTTAACAAGCAGACTGTTTCCCCTGGCTGCTTTAGTTACCCCCAATATCCCGGAGGCAGAAGCACTTTTATCCACAAAAGGGCACCAGATATACAGTAGAAAAGAGATGGAAGAAGCCGCAATGGAACTCTTCCATATTTATCAGGTGTCTTTCCTGTTAAAAGGAGGCCATAATTCCCAGGGGGCTGATGATGTTCTATGCTGCAACGGAACTGTCACCTGGTTTCCAGGGGAACGTATCGATAATCCAAATACCCATGGAACCGGATGCACCCTGTCTTCTGCCATTGCCTGCGGACTGGCTTTAGGGATGGGGCTGGAAGAAAGCATCCGGATGGCAAAATCCTATCTGAACGGAGCATTAAAAGCCGGATTAAATCTGGGAAAAGGACGGGGGCCTTTGTGGCACGGATGGAGGACTTAA
- the thiE gene encoding thiamine phosphate synthase: protein MKFHKDMLLLYGVTDQAFTGEKTLTEQIEEALSAGVTLLQLREKCMDKRVFLEEALLVRELTKHYGIPLIINDDVEIALKCGADGVHVGQDDLSPLKVRRLIGPDRILGVTAKNESQAKKAFMDGADYIGSGAIFPSPTKKDAIPLTLEQLSAICRSVPIPVVAIGGITGENVSSLKGTGVAGAAVVSGIFGQKDITAAVHHLKEQLLKVVSL, encoded by the coding sequence TTGAAATTTCATAAAGACATGCTTCTCCTTTATGGGGTAACCGACCAGGCATTTACAGGAGAAAAAACCTTAACAGAACAGATCGAAGAAGCGCTTTCTGCCGGAGTGACCCTTCTCCAGCTCCGTGAAAAGTGTATGGACAAACGTGTTTTCCTGGAAGAGGCTTTACTTGTCCGCGAGCTTACGAAGCATTATGGGATCCCGCTAATCATCAACGATGATGTGGAGATTGCCCTTAAGTGCGGGGCAGACGGCGTACACGTTGGACAGGATGATTTATCTCCTTTAAAAGTCCGCCGGCTCATCGGACCGGACCGTATCCTGGGCGTTACTGCCAAAAACGAAAGTCAGGCAAAAAAAGCATTTATGGATGGAGCGGATTATATCGGATCCGGGGCCATATTCCCAAGTCCTACAAAAAAGGATGCCATTCCCTTAACCCTGGAACAGCTGTCTGCGATCTGCCGTTCCGTTCCTATTCCGGTAGTGGCCATCGGTGGAATTACCGGTGAAAATGTTTCCAGCCTGAAAGGAACAGGCGTGGCCGGGGCTGCGGTGGTTTCCGGCATCTTCGGGCAAAAGGATATAACCGCAGCCGTCCATCACTTAAAAGAACAGCTTTTAAAGGTGGTGAGCCTATGA
- the thiM gene encoding hydroxyethylthiazole kinase, protein MSFKMNHSLTGLVREKRPVIHCITNYVTAGDVANIILACGGSPIMADQPEEVSEITALSDCLLLNIGTPKETTKSAMIKAGLEANRRNLPVIFDPVGIGASRYRTEAALSLLKEVKITVIRGNASELRVLLKELTGQYAGNGSGPVSPSRGVDASFTDEIREDTLESLKETARALSAATGAVTVMTGATDIVSTGKEDWLIRNGCSQMSRITGSGCMLDGIIAAYTAAIGPSPSQNDILKAAALATAAAGLCGERAAKQAEQISGGTGNFRCCFLDEVSLLEESTLKGGIKIEIS, encoded by the coding sequence ATGAGCTTTAAGATGAACCATTCTCTGACCGGGCTGGTCAGGGAAAAGCGGCCCGTCATCCACTGTATCACCAATTATGTTACAGCCGGAGACGTGGCAAATATCATATTAGCCTGCGGAGGCTCCCCCATTATGGCAGACCAGCCGGAAGAGGTTTCGGAGATAACCGCCTTATCCGACTGCCTTCTTTTAAACATTGGAACTCCGAAAGAAACGACTAAATCCGCTATGATAAAAGCCGGGCTGGAAGCAAACCGGCGAAACCTCCCTGTCATCTTTGACCCGGTAGGAATCGGTGCTTCCCGTTACCGGACCGAAGCTGCTTTATCCCTTTTAAAGGAAGTAAAGATAACCGTTATCAGGGGTAATGCCTCCGAGCTGCGGGTCTTGTTAAAGGAACTGACCGGTCAGTACGCCGGGAACGGAAGTGGCCCTGTATCTCCCTCCCGGGGGGTTGATGCTTCCTTTACTGATGAGATAAGGGAAGATACCCTGGAATCTCTTAAGGAAACAGCCAGGGCATTAAGCGCTGCAACCGGTGCCGTGACTGTAATGACAGGAGCCACTGATATTGTTTCAACCGGGAAAGAGGACTGGCTTATCAGGAACGGATGTTCTCAAATGTCCCGCATTACAGGAAGCGGCTGCATGCTGGATGGTATAATCGCCGCCTATACAGCCGCCATCGGCCCCTCGCCCTCACAGAATGATATATTAAAAGCCGCTGCTCTTGCCACGGCTGCTGCCGGTCTTTGCGGGGAGCGGGCAGCAAAACAAGCGGAACAGATCTCCGGCGGTACAGGAAACTTCCGCTGCTGCTTTTTAGACGAGGTAAGCCTTTTAGAAGAAAGCACCTTAAAAGGAGGGATAAAAATTGAAATTTCATAA
- the thiW gene encoding energy coupling factor transporter S component ThiW codes for MKDQISSTIYSNSSAGSRVRVKKLVISGMLTALTVALSGFSIPVGASKCFPVQHLANVMAGVFLGPVYGVSMAFCTSLIRNLMGTGSLLAFPGSMAGAFLGAYLFQKTRKLLPAYLGEVVGTGLIGGLLCYPVAAVLMGKEVAVFFFVAPFFMSTLAGTLMAAILLAMLRRLGLFSYFERLISE; via the coding sequence ATGAAAGATCAAATATCTTCAACAATTTATAGCAACTCTTCTGCCGGTTCAAGAGTTCGGGTGAAAAAGCTGGTGATCAGCGGAATGCTGACCGCTCTTACCGTTGCACTCTCAGGTTTTTCCATCCCGGTGGGAGCTTCCAAATGCTTTCCGGTACAGCATCTGGCTAATGTTATGGCTGGGGTGTTCTTAGGGCCTGTCTATGGAGTTTCCATGGCGTTTTGTACTTCTCTTATACGGAATCTCATGGGAACCGGAAGCCTGCTTGCCTTTCCAGGAAGCATGGCCGGTGCGTTTCTTGGTGCTTATCTGTTTCAAAAAACCAGGAAGCTTCTGCCTGCTTATCTTGGAGAAGTGGTTGGTACCGGGCTGATCGGAGGACTGCTCTGCTATCCGGTGGCCGCCGTTCTCATGGGAAAGGAGGTGGCTGTGTTCTTCTTTGTAGCCCCTTTTTTCATGAGTACTCTGGCAGGAACTCTTATGGCTGCAATCTTACTGGCAATGCTGCGCCGCCTTGGGCTTTTTTCCTATTTTGAGCGGCTCATCAGTGAATAG
- the thiC gene encoding phosphomethylpyrimidine synthase ThiC produces the protein MNYTTQMDAARKGILTKELLTVAEHEQWEPEKLRELVAEGKVAIPANKNHSSLKPSGIGSMLRTKINVNLGTSRDLNDLDLELEKVKDAVLMGAESIMDLSSFGDTRKFRRKLTGECPAMIGTVPIYDAVVYYHKPLREITAGEWIKIVEMHAEDGVDFMTIHVGINKQTAKRFKEAKRLTNIVSRGGSIIFAWMEMTGEENPFYEHYDRILEICQKHDVTLSLGDACRPGCIEDASDISQVEELVTLGELTRRAWEKNVQIIIEGPGHMPLDQIAANMKIQETVCKGAPFYVLGPLVTDIAPGYDHITAAIGGAMAAAAGAAFLCYVTPAEHLRLPDEADVKEGIIAARIAAHAADIAKGIRGAKEWDHKMSDARKRLDWETMFQLAIDPEKARRYRAASKPEKEDTCSMCGNFCAMKNMNRILDGEIVDIFDE, from the coding sequence ATGAATTACACCACACAAATGGATGCCGCAAGAAAAGGTATTCTGACAAAGGAACTGTTGACGGTAGCTGAGCACGAACAATGGGAGCCCGAAAAGCTGCGGGAACTGGTAGCGGAAGGAAAAGTCGCCATTCCAGCCAATAAGAATCACAGCAGCTTAAAACCCAGCGGGATCGGCTCCATGCTGAGAACAAAGATCAATGTGAATCTGGGAACATCCAGGGATTTGAATGATCTGGACCTGGAGCTTGAGAAAGTAAAGGACGCAGTTCTCATGGGGGCAGAGTCCATTATGGATTTAAGTTCCTTTGGAGATACCCGGAAATTCCGCAGAAAGCTGACGGGTGAATGTCCGGCTATGATTGGTACGGTTCCTATTTACGATGCTGTGGTTTATTATCACAAACCGCTTCGGGAAATCACCGCCGGGGAATGGATTAAGATCGTGGAAATGCACGCGGAAGACGGGGTGGATTTCATGACCATTCACGTTGGGATCAACAAACAGACCGCCAAAAGATTCAAAGAAGCAAAACGGCTGACTAACATTGTTTCAAGAGGTGGGTCTATCATCTTCGCCTGGATGGAAATGACCGGGGAGGAGAATCCCTTTTATGAGCATTATGACCGCATACTGGAAATCTGCCAGAAGCATGACGTGACCTTAAGCCTTGGGGACGCCTGCCGGCCGGGCTGCATTGAAGATGCATCTGATATTTCCCAGGTGGAGGAACTGGTGACCCTTGGAGAGCTGACGAGAAGGGCCTGGGAGAAGAATGTACAGATCATTATTGAAGGTCCCGGCCACATGCCCCTGGATCAGATTGCAGCCAATATGAAAATACAGGAGACGGTCTGCAAGGGAGCACCCTTTTATGTTCTGGGACCTCTAGTCACTGATATTGCACCGGGATATGACCATATTACCGCAGCAATCGGCGGAGCAATGGCTGCTGCTGCCGGAGCAGCGTTTCTCTGTTATGTGACACCTGCGGAACATTTGAGGCTGCCGGATGAAGCAGATGTGAAGGAAGGAATCATTGCGGCCCGGATCGCGGCTCATGCGGCTGACATTGCAAAAGGCATCAGGGGTGCTAAGGAATGGGATCATAAGATGAGCGATGCCAGAAAACGGTTGGATTGGGAAACCATGTTCCAGCTTGCCATTGACCCGGAAAAGGCCAGACGCTACCGTGCCGCTTCAAAACCGGAAAAAGAAGATACCTGTTCCATGTGCGGCAATTTCTGCGCCATGAAAAATATGAACCGGATTTTAGATGGGGAGATCGTGGATATTTTTGATGAATAA
- the trpA gene encoding tryptophan synthase subunit alpha, with protein MSRIREVFLRGKAFIPFITAGDPDLATTEELVPAMAEAGADLIELGIPFSDPIAEGIVIQEADMRALASGTTTDRLFETVKRIRQKTDVPLAFMTYINPVFVYGSERFLKNAAECGIDALIVPDMPFEEREELLPYCKKYGVELISLIAPTSRERIRTIASDSEGFIYCVSSMGVTGVRSEINTNIGEMISFVKEAKDIPCAIGFGISTQEQAREMSKHGDGVIVGSAIVKIAAKYGKDCVGPVCDYVREMKSAISG; from the coding sequence ATGAGTAGAATAAGAGAAGTATTTTTAAGAGGAAAGGCATTTATCCCATTTATTACGGCAGGAGATCCCGACCTTGCCACCACGGAAGAGCTGGTTCCTGCCATGGCCGAGGCCGGAGCGGATTTGATCGAGCTTGGAATCCCCTTTTCTGACCCGATTGCAGAGGGGATCGTGATCCAGGAAGCAGATATGCGGGCTTTGGCTTCAGGAACTACCACGGATAGGCTTTTCGAAACCGTAAAACGGATCCGCCAGAAAACCGATGTTCCTCTGGCCTTTATGACTTATATCAATCCGGTTTTCGTGTATGGAAGCGAACGGTTTTTAAAAAATGCGGCTGAGTGCGGCATTGACGCCCTGATCGTACCGGATATGCCTTTTGAAGAAAGGGAGGAACTGCTGCCCTACTGCAAAAAATACGGGGTCGAACTGATTTCCCTCATCGCCCCCACTTCCAGGGAGCGCATACGGACCATTGCATCTGACTCAGAAGGATTTATCTACTGCGTTTCCTCCATGGGCGTAACCGGGGTGAGATCGGAAATCAATACCAACATTGGCGAAATGATTTCCTTTGTAAAGGAGGCAAAAGACATTCCCTGTGCCATCGGCTTTGGGATCTCCACCCAGGAGCAGGCAAGGGAGATGAGCAAACATGGGGACGGCGTCATTGTGGGCAGCGCCATTGTAAAAATTGCCGCAAAATATGGAAAAGACTGTGTAGGGCCTGTCTGCGACTATGTAAGGGAAATGAAGTCCGCCATTTCCGGCTGA
- the trpB gene encoding tryptophan synthase subunit beta yields MSKGKFGQHGGQFVPETLMNAVNELEEAYEKYSHDKEFLAELSDLHKKYTGRPSLLYYAVRMTEDLGGAKIYLKREDLNHTGSHKINNALGQVLLAKKMGKTRVIAETGAGQHGVATATAAALMGMECEVFMGKEDTDRQALNVFRMELLGTKVHAVTSGTQTLKDAVNETMREWTNRVADTHYVLGSVMGPHPFPTIVRDFQSIIGKEVRSQLMEAEGKLPDLVIACVGGGSNAMGIFHEFVNEASVKLVGCEAAGQGIETGKHAATISTGSLGIFHGMKSYFCQDEYGQIAPVFSISAGLDYPGIGPEHAALHDSGRASYVSITDQEAVEAFEYLSRLEGIIPAIESAHAVSYARKIAPSMGKDEVIVINLSGRGDKDVAAIARYKGVEIYE; encoded by the coding sequence ATGTCAAAAGGAAAATTCGGACAGCACGGCGGACAATTTGTCCCCGAAACATTGATGAATGCAGTAAATGAACTGGAAGAAGCTTATGAGAAGTACAGCCATGACAAGGAGTTTTTAGCAGAGCTTTCAGATCTTCATAAAAAATATACCGGAAGACCATCTCTGCTCTACTATGCGGTGCGGATGACGGAGGATTTAGGCGGCGCAAAGATTTATTTAAAGAGGGAGGACCTAAACCACACCGGTTCCCATAAGATCAACAATGCTCTGGGCCAGGTCCTTCTTGCTAAAAAGATGGGAAAGACCCGGGTCATCGCTGAAACAGGGGCCGGGCAGCATGGCGTTGCTACCGCTACCGCCGCCGCTCTCATGGGAATGGAATGCGAAGTTTTCATGGGCAAGGAGGATACGGACCGTCAGGCTTTAAACGTATTCCGCATGGAATTATTGGGCACAAAGGTTCACGCTGTCACAAGCGGTACCCAGACCTTAAAGGATGCGGTCAATGAAACCATGAGGGAATGGACCAACCGGGTGGCTGACACCCATTATGTCTTAGGCTCTGTCATGGGTCCTCACCCCTTTCCTACCATTGTCAGGGATTTTCAGAGCATCATCGGAAAAGAGGTCCGCTCTCAGCTTATGGAAGCAGAGGGTAAGCTTCCTGATCTGGTGATCGCCTGTGTGGGAGGCGGAAGCAATGCCATGGGAATCTTCCATGAATTTGTAAACGAGGCTTCCGTGAAGCTGGTGGGCTGTGAGGCAGCCGGGCAAGGCATTGAAACAGGAAAGCACGCGGCTACGATTTCCACCGGCTCTCTTGGAATCTTCCACGGCATGAAGTCCTATTTCTGCCAGGATGAGTACGGCCAGATCGCCCCTGTTTTCTCCATCTCCGCAGGACTTGACTATCCCGGCATCGGGCCGGAGCACGCAGCCCTCCACGACTCAGGAAGAGCCAGCTATGTCTCCATTACGGATCAGGAGGCTGTGGAAGCCTTTGAATACTTATCCCGTCTGGAAGGGATCATTCCTGCAATAGAAAGCGCCCATGCCGTCTCCTATGCCAGAAAGATCGCTCCTTCCATGGGAAAAGATGAGGTCATTGTCATTAATCTATCTGGGCGGGGCGACAAGGATGTGGCAGCCATTGCCCGTTACAAGGGGGTTGAAATCTATGAGTAG
- a CDS encoding phosphoribosylanthranilate isomerase, with the protein MNSKGKKIKICGLTRREDILAVNTWKPDYAGFVFAPGKRRLTGTKAQELRDLMLPEIPAVGVFVNSPIEDILSLTGKGIIDLIQLHGDEDRDYLMELKSCLAPGFPVIKAIRIRQAEDRKEAENLPADFLLFDTYTKGLYGGSGKTFDWSMIPDIKKPWFLAGGIDSSNVRQAMKTMAYCLDLSSSVETDGKKDPQKIKEIIQTVRSEQPCQKENSDSTADNLSPKH; encoded by the coding sequence ATGAATTCAAAAGGAAAAAAGATCAAAATATGCGGGCTGACCCGAAGGGAGGATATTCTGGCAGTAAACACCTGGAAGCCGGATTATGCAGGCTTTGTTTTCGCCCCTGGAAAGCGCCGTCTTACAGGGACGAAGGCACAGGAACTTAGGGATCTGATGCTGCCGGAGATACCTGCAGTGGGCGTTTTCGTAAACAGCCCCATAGAGGATATCCTGTCCCTTACCGGGAAAGGTATCATTGACCTTATCCAGCTTCACGGTGATGAGGACCGGGATTATTTGATGGAATTAAAAAGCTGCCTGGCCCCTGGATTTCCTGTCATAAAAGCCATTCGGATCCGTCAGGCAGAGGATAGGAAGGAGGCAGAAAACCTTCCTGCAGATTTCCTGCTCTTTGATACTTATACCAAAGGACTATACGGCGGCAGCGGGAAGACCTTTGACTGGTCCATGATACCGGACATAAAAAAGCCCTGGTTCCTGGCAGGAGGCATAGACTCCTCAAACGTCAGGCAGGCCATGAAAACAATGGCCTATTGCCTGGATCTAAGCAGTTCCGTGGAAACAGATGGCAAAAAGGACCCGCAAAAAATAAAAGAGATCATACAAACAGTAAGGAGTGAACAGCCATGTCAAAAGGAAAATTCGGACAGCACGGCGGACAATTTGTCCCCGAAACATTGA